AGAGTGGTTGTCTAATATGGTAGTGGTCCCAAAGAAGAACGGCAAGTGGAGGGTCTGCGTCGATTTCACGGACTtaaacaaagcttgcccaaaggatccattccctctaccacacatagaCGCCATGGTAGATGCTCTCTGCAGCCACGAGATGCCGACATTCTTGGATGCCTGGAGCGGATATAACCGAGATAAAGATGCACCCAGTGACCGGGAAAAGACAGCGTTCAGATCCGAGAGAGGTATCTATTGTTATAATGTCATGCCTTTTGGACTGAAAAATGCAGGATCTACCTACCAGAGGCTGGtaaacatgatgttcaaagaacaaataggcaAAACTATGGAAGTATATATAGACGATATGGTCGTCAAATCGAAGCAGGCTTCACAGCACCACCAGCACCTGGAAGAAACTTTCAATACCCTAAGGAAATACCAAATGAAGCTGAATCCTACGaagtgcaccttcggagtatccagTGGAAAGTTCCTAGGGTACATGGTGACCCAGAGGGGAATAGAGGCCAGCACCGAACAAATAAGAGCAATCCTGCACTGGAATCACCGCGAGAAACCAAAAGACGTCCAAATACCGATCGGAAGAGTGGCGGCATtaaacagattcatatccagatcctcAGACAGGTGCAGGTTATTCTATGATATTCTCAGAAAAAGCCAAAAATTTGAATGGACGGACGACCACGAAAAAGCATTCCAGGAGCTGAAACGTTATCTCAGCACCCCACCTCTCCTGTCGAAACCAGAGCCAGGAGAGCCACTGTTCCTATATCGTCGATCCACGAAGCGGCGATCGGTGCAAGTACTAGTACGAGAGCGGGAAGGATCACAAAGCATCCGATATACTACATCGTAAGTCTCTGCTTTCGGCAGAGACCAGTACACATCACTAGAAAAACTCGTCCTTGCACTTGTTACTGCATCCTATAAACTGCGTCCCTACTTTGAATCTCATACAATTTCTGTGATAACTAATTATCCTCTTAAAACTATCATGAGAAAACCAGAGTTGTCAGGACGAATGGCTAAATGGTCCGTGCACTTGAGCGGATACGATTTAAAGTttgaacccgaaatgaccatAAAGTCTCGTGGCTCGCGGACTTTGTGTCGACTTACATCAAAGACCTCCGGACCCGGGCCGAACAGGACATCCCGAatctggaagaagacaaaggagaACAGGTGTGGGAGTTACATGTGGACGGAGCCTCAAACACCAAAGGAGCGGGAGTAGGGCTGGTCCTCAAATCACCCCAAGGAGACCTCATAGTCCAGGCCGTacgatgtgaattcaaagccacaaacaacgaagcagaatacgAGGCACTAATCCTGGGTCTGAAGCTGGCTCTGGATCTGAAAATCAGACACCTTCAGGTTTGCTGTGATTCTAAGCTTATAGTTAACCATGTGAATGACTGCTATGAAGCCAGGGATCCCAGGATGATGGCATATTTAGATGTAGCCAAGGAGCTGAaagtcaaatttgtcacattcaacatcaagcaaatcccCGGGAGCGAGAATGCGACGGCAGACGCACTAGCCAccctgggggcaaccttcaagaCAGGAACTATTTCAACaataccaattgtccacgtgcTGGAGCCAGCAACACTAAAATCTCAGCAGGAAGCAGAAAAAGTGTGCAGCACCAGCAGCGAAGAAAGTACACCAGACTGGAGGAAGCCCTACCTAGACTGGTTGCAGAATGACGTCCTACCAgcagataaaaaggaggtaaggGGCTTTAAAATGAGAGCATCCAGATTCCTACTAATCGATAATGTTCTTTTCAGGAAGTCCCACGCTGAACCCTACCTCAGGTGCCTGGATCGGGAAGAGTCtcaggctgttttgcatgctatccacagtggagaatgtggaaaccatgcagggggcaggagcctgtccaacaaggcactgaggcaggggtacttctggcccacaatgcgcaaagatgccATGGAATTCGCAAAAAAATGCGACGCTTGCCAGAGACACGCCCATGttagccaccagccagcagagcctctgCACCAGGTTATCTCACCATGGCCTTTCATGAAATGGGGAATGGATATTGTAGGACCATTACCCAGAGCACCAGGAAACAAAGTCTACATGCTCGCCATGACggattacttttccaaatggatagaagcagaatcatcctcccaggttacagaaacccaggtgatatctttcattaaacgcaatatcatatgcaggtttggcattccatctgaaattatatgtgataatgggtcccaattcattggaaataagactgaggctttttgtgctaggtggaaCATCTCGTTGCAGAAATCTACTCCCGGGAACCCCGGTCCAACGGACAAGTGAATCCAGCAATAAGATTatcattgaaaacttgaaaaagaaactagaagagattgggggcaaatgggcggaagagctacctctggttctctgggctgacagaaccacaccaAAGGTTGCAACGGGGCAAACCCCTTTCAGCCTAGTGTTCGGAGCAGAAGCAGTCATCCCATCCGAAGTCAGGGTCCCAacccacagatatggatgcatcacAGAAGATCAGAACCAGGTGGAAATGGCAAGCAGCCTGGACACGATAGATGAACTCAGAACCAGCGCCCAAATCAGGATGGCTTCCTACCGACAGACTGTGgctaaaagctacaacaagaacgtaaaagtaagaaCTCTGCAGGTGGGAGATCTGGTCCTAAGGAAAGTCTTCCAGAATACCAAGAACCAGCAAGCAGGGAAATTTGCCTACAACTGGGAGGGGCCATACCAAGTAGAAAGCACAGTTGGAAATGGAGCCTACCGACTCATGACTatggaagggcaaatggttcccagatcctggaatatcacccacttgaaaaaatattttatttaaagtCACCAGCAAGGTCAACAATCGGGTACTCAGCCTACCAGATACAGCCCAGCCAGGTTCTAGATATTGCCTTACATATTTTCTGGCTCTGAATATTTTTCTGTCTCTGAATACTTTTATGCCTCCAAAAAATTCTTCTGGCCCTAAAAAGATATTTTCCTGCTTCTAaagtatttttctattttttatatatttCTCTGGGTCTAGATATCTCCTGAGTCTGAATGTTTTATGGCTCTAAAAACGTTATTTTTAATCCAACATTTCTGGTTCTAAAAGCCTTGTTTGTATTTTAAATCCTAACAAACTTTAAATTGCAAAACCACCGTGAATAATTTGAAATATTTTCAAGTAAGCCaagaaaataaaatgcaaactaatctggcagAGCTTGTATTCACTACAGAAGGCGTGTGTCtgtggctaagcacgtacaaccgggacaagcagcctcccgcgatgcattagcacccacgcaagcctggctcctctggacgagtgggcatactagaccccttagccagcaatctatcagcgatggccaaacaaacgacgtgcatgcacaaatcaaagcaCCAGAAACGGTACGACACAAAAAGATAATCAGTAGGAAATACTTAAGTCACAAAGCAAAGCATGTCTGGCACCAGAGCCAGACCAAAAGTACATAAACTGTTCAAAATAAAGATGTTATGCCCCGTAGGGCCAAAAACTAACTAAGCACAGCATAAGTCTTTCAGATGCAGAAAAATACTAATCTACGTTAATATGCACCACATCTTCAGGAGCAGCAGCCTGAGCGTCAGGAGCAGGAGAGTTCACCTCTTCCTCAGCGCCTGGGTCATCAGCAGAGCTTGATGCCGAGGCTCCACCAAGCCGGAAGATGCGTCGATTCAGACCATCTGGAAAAGTAGCAGCAAGCCTCCCCTCTTCAGCTCCTAAATCCCAGGCCGAATGCTCCCCCTTCTGGAACATCTTTATACAGTCGATCTTTGTTTCCAGAGCGGCATAAGACAAAGCATCCACCAGAGTCCTTTTCAACTCCTGCACCTCAGAAACCCTCTCCTCCTGAATCTGGGCAGCACGGGTTTCTGCATCAGAAGCACGTTTCTCCACCTCTGAAGTGCGCCTTTCAAAGATCGCTGACCTTCTCCTTAGCATCAGCAGCCTCTTTCTTGGCATCGCGGACCTCCTTCTCAAAGATCGCAGACTTTCCTCTCAAAGATCGCAATCTTCTTCTCAGCACTAGAAATCCGCCCCTCAGCAAGAGAAAGACTGTTCTGTAAATTCTGCTTCTGAGTGGCCTCCTCCAACAGCAAATCCTGGGACTTGTTTAGATCAGCCTGAGTTTTCAGCCTATCCTCGTTGGCCTCCTTCGCCAGCTTCCGAAGCTTCGCATTTTCTGCTACCAGGAGAGACACCTTCTCCCGCAAATACAGGGCCATCTGAAAGGACTGGTAGACCAGAACAaagtgtcaaaaaaaaaaaaaaaaaaaaaaaaaaaaaaaaaaaaccaatgaTTGTTTACCTCGAAAGAATGCTCAGTAGCACGATCCACCAAGTCTGGCAAAGGAGCGCTATCCAACGCAGACCTAGGAGCTGGAAGAAGCATCTGGCTCATTAAGTCCAAGCTACTTGTAGACTTATTCCTACCAAAGTTATCCGGAAGTGAAAAAACAATAACCCCCGGAGCAGATTTAGAGCCAGAAGTAGCCCCAGAAGCAGGAGCAGCTTTAGAAGCGGAAGCAGACCCAGAAGCAGAAGTAGCTCCAGAAGCAGGAACAGCTTTAGAAGCGGAAGTAGCTCCAGAAGCAGGAATGGTTTCAGGCGTTGGAGTCCCATCAGACGCAGGCTTAGTTGGACCCGAGCCAGGAACAGCTTTGGAGGTTAAAGCATCTCCAGAAGCAGACAGTCCGTGCCCAGACAATGGAGGCCTCACAGCCAGAGGTGTAGCTTCAATAGGGACCTGCTCCTTAGTCCGCTCCGCAGCAGCAGATCTCCTTTTGGGACGAGGTCCAGAACCAGGGGCAGGAGtagacttcctcttctcagcaGGCTTGGGGACAGCCGTAACTT
The Silene latifolia isolate original U9 population chromosome 11, ASM4854445v1, whole genome shotgun sequence genome window above contains:
- the LOC141613773 gene encoding uncharacterized protein LOC141613773, with protein sequence MLIFPYLVFCAGLCPLPLSPDKAASLSKLFSPPPENRTFPNLVQDSAAVVKKTAAEEKDSMSTSSAKSKISLQDVLAQRVKEQVTAVPKPAEKRKSTPAPGSGPRPKRRSAAAERTKEQVPIEATPLAVRPPLSGHGLSASGDALTSKAVPGSGPTKPASDGTPTPETIPASGATSASKAVPASGATSASGSASASKAAPASGATSGSKSAPGVIVFSLPDNFGRNKSTSSLDLMSQMLLPAPRSALDSAPLPDLVDRATEHSFEVNNHWLKTQADLNKSQDLLLEEATQKQNLQNSLSLAEGRISSAEKKIAIFERKVCDL